A region of Culicoides brevitarsis isolate CSIRO-B50_1 chromosome 1, AGI_CSIRO_Cbre_v1, whole genome shotgun sequence DNA encodes the following proteins:
- the LOC134827932 gene encoding flotillin-2 has product MGNIHTVGPNEALIVSGGCCGSTKKRTIVGGWAWAWWLVTDVQRLSLEVMTLNPCCEMVETAQGVPLTVTGVAQCKIMKMMNAYYFQNQPDELLGTASEQFLGKSVREIKQTILQTLEGHLRAILGTLTVEEVYKDRDQFASLVREVAAPDVGRMGIEILSFTIKDVYDDVQYLASLGKAQTANVKRDADAGVAEANRDAGIREAECEKSAMDVKYSTDTKIEDNSRMFKLQKANFDQEINTAKAEAQLAYQLQEAKIRQKIRNEEIQIDVVERKKQIEIEQQEILRKDHELQSTVKLPAEAESYKVQVIAEAKRTQTVEIARAEAERIKKIGSAEAHAIELVGKAEAERMRMKAAVYKQYGDAAIMNIVLESLPKIAAEVSAPLAKTDEIVLIGGSDNTTAEVARLVGQLPPAISALTGVDLSKVLGKIPGANVKA; this is encoded by the exons atgggtAATATACACACCGTTGGACCAAATGAAGCCTTAATTGTGTCCGGAGGATGTTGTGGCTCGACCAAAAAACGCACGATAGTTG gCGGTTGGGCATGGGCATGGTGGCTCGTAACTGACGTACAACGCCTCAGTTTGGAAGTTATGACACTAAATCCGTGCTGCGAGATGGTAGAGACAGCGCAAGGCGTTCCCCTAACAGTTACGGGTGTCGCTCAATGCAAAATTATGAAGATGATGAACGCGTATTACTTCCAAAATCAGCCAGATGAACTTTTGGGTACCGCATCGGAGCAATTTTTGGGCAAATCTGTGCGTGAAATCAAGCAAACCATCCTTCAAACGTTGGAAGGACACTTGCGGGCGATTTTGGGAACACTTACGGTCGAAGAAGTGTACAAAGATCGCGATCAATTCGCCTCGCTCGTACGAGAAGTCGCTGCTCCCGATGTCGGGCGCATGGGAATCGAAATTCTCTCGTTCACCATTAAGGATGTTTATGACGACGTGCAGTATTTAGCGTCTTTAGGCAAAGCTCAAACGGCAAATGTCAAACGGGATGCAGATGCGGGCGTCGCTGAGGCAAATCGTGATGCCGGAATTCGCGAAGCAGAATGCGAAAAAAGTGCCATGGATGTCAAGTACTCGACTGACACGAAAATCGAGGATAATTCGCGGATGTTCAAGTTGCAAAAGGCGAATTTCGATCAGGAAATCAACACGGCAAAAGCGGAAGCGCAACTCGCCTACCAACTGCAAGAAGcgaaaattcgtcaaaaaatccGTAATGAAGAGATTCAAATTGATGTCGTCGAACGCAAGAAACAAATCGAGATTGAGCAACAAGAAATTCTGCGCAAAGATCACGAATTGCAATCGACCGTTAAGCTTCCTGCTGAAGCCGAAAGTTACAAAGTTCAAGTCATTGCGGAGGCAAAACGGACTCAAACGGTCGAAATTGCTCGCGCCGAAGCCGAACGCATCAAAAAAATCGGAAGTGCCGAAGCTCATGCCATCGAACTCGTGGGTAAAGCTGAAGCGGAGAGGATGCGCATGAAAGCCGCCGTCTACAAACAATACGGAGATGCTGCCATCATGAACATCGTTCTCGAGTCGTTACCAAAGATTGCAGCTGAAGTTTCAGCTCCGCTCGCGAAAACCGATGAAATTGTCCTCATCGGCGGCAGTGACAATACAACGGCTGAAGTTGCGCGTCTCGTTGGGCAATTGCCGCCCGCCATAAGTGCCCTCACGGGTGTCGATTTGTCGAAAGTTTTGGGCAAAATACCGGGCGCCAACGTAAaagcctaa
- the LOC134828495 gene encoding phagocyte signaling-impaired protein yields MENINERRLRPVFDNLELGNNKKAIQEADKVLKKNPNIQCARALKALALLRVGRDEEAAKLEKELIVEKPCDVSTLQVLTFYYRETDELHKICSLYSNAVSVCPGNEELMSHLFMSYVRINEYKQQQTAAMQLYKFRPKNPYYFWAVMSIVLQAQRGPDASNKEKSKVLLALAQRMVDKLIQSDKLEAEQEVELYLSIMRYQEKFEEALEFYDGPLCKKLYPGAPITIKIELLRGLKRFEDLFELLKKFLLEEHDRWDYYQELIATCFALDAGNDEQIYIQKCSEFIKHIIEIDAKVRGPRLAQLELHRQMREKGLKNANELLGDYTELMIQYYNTFGDRICCTSDLKLFLEYMDADKRPGFAAKLLHECGISSTTLPESKNQMQKHICALQVSRICGSHATMSTDHLNALFTALSLHYEHGVGAFGANLLSTDIGSSDPYALLAANVMYDISVRSQSSERLVEALCLLNYLLSNSPSNFHAKLLCLQIYHILGCGTGAQSILQSLDVKHIQLDSMGYLHTAQLPIEGIPSIAHQVYENTVKFFQSSQKDTLEYLAMSYKFGSFSKLEEFMKFRDRLSNSFHSALNLVELQLLEIISCAGNAKQNITALKNLSIKHDVDKIAWDKLSDNRDLDVMIRWDPAFPYIDETGKVVEPDGMKNKVKQTESESFVQDMELLQIRSATVRAIAAMVELITGVAPNDAAAHDLPPEKVQYNSRILGILKTHWEEIFVRLSKLNYQPTSQKYLVNLLPSRLHLLLKLPYKEFMSTLCDFVLQLWNGAKSAEQTGASLKTLLKKIGEILCKNISDHNAEQDLFWNRRTVQANVVGCVEILSIATFIISIYYEKFLGGSQQVQAKKGKRKDGKGQNGVVVDDLSDAEKANILSQVLKELKTILNDCDKALETWKQPSMTTSLVTTLAAMSLDPQVDTIVNNTFKENHTTVVKDLRQILKDKIKMANK; encoded by the exons AtggaaaatataaatgaaaggCGTTTGCGGCCTGTTTtcg ATAATTTAGAGCTGGGCAATAACAAGAAGGCGATACAAGAAGCCGATAAGGTGTTGAAAAAGAACCCGAATATACAATGTGCTCGTGCCCTGAAGGCGTTGGCGCTCTTGCGTGTCGGCAGAGATGAAGAAGCTGCCAAATTGGAGAAGGAATTGATTGTCGAAAAGCCGTGCGATGTCTCAACGTTGCAAGTTTTGACCTTTTATTACCGCGAAACGGATGAAC tTCATAAAATCTGCTCGTTATACAGTAATGCTGTTAGTGTTTGTCCTGGCAACGAGGAGCTGATGTCGCATTTGTTCATGTCCTACGTGCGGATCAACGAGTACAAGCAACAACAAACCGCCGCCATGCAATTGTACAAATTTAGGCCAAAGAATCCGTATTACTTTTGGGCTGTGATGAGTATTGTGTTGCAGGCGCAACGCGGGCCCGACGCGAGCAACAAGGAAAAATCGAAAGTGCTGTTGGCGCTCGCGCAACGCATGGTCGACAAACTCATCCAATCGGACAAACTCGAAGCGGAACAAGAAGTCGAGCTGTACTTGAGCATCATGCGGTATCAGGAAAAGTTCGAAGAGGCCTTAGAATTCTACGATGGACCGTTATGCAAGAAATTGTATCCCGGAGCACCGATTACCATCAAAATTGAGCTGTTACGAGGTCTCAAACGGTTCGAAGACTTGTTTGAGTTGCTCAAGAAATTCCTGTTGGAGGAGCACGATCGTTGGGATTATTACCAAGAGCTTATTGCCACTTGCTTTGCCTTGGATGCGGGAAATGATGAACAGATTTACATTCAAAAATGTAGCGAATTCATCAAAcat ataatcgAAATCGATGCAAAAGTAAGAGGACCTCGTTTGGCGCAACTCGAGCTTCATCGTCAAATGCGTGAAAAAGGTCTGAAAAATGCAAATGAGTTGTTAGGAGACTACACGGAACTAATGATTCAATATTACAACACTTTTGGAGATAGAATTTGTTGTACGAGTGACTTGAAACTCTTTTTGGAGTACATGGATGCCGATAAACGTCCCGGATTTGCAGCGAAATTGCTTCATGAGTGCGGGATTAGTTCAACAACGTTGCCTGAAAGT aaaaatcaaATGCAAAAACACATTTGCGCTCTTCAAGTGTCCCGAATTTGTGGATCTCATGCAACGATGAGCACAGATCACTTAAATGCCCTCTTCACAGCTCTCAGTTTGCATTACGAGCATGGCGTGGGTGCGTTCGGAGCAAATTTGCTTTCAACCGACATTGGTTCTTCAGATCCTTATGCCCTTTTGGCAg CTAACGTCATGTACGACATCAGTGTTCGATCTCAATCATCGGAGCGTCTCGTGGAAGCCCTTTGTCTACTCAACTACCTTTTAAGCAATAGTCCGAGCAACTTTCACGCCAAACTCCTGTGTTTGcaaatttatcacattttggGATGCGGAACGGGTGCTCAAAGCATCTTGCAGTCCTTGGATGTGAAGCACATTCAACTCGATTCGATGGGATATTTGCATACGGCGCAACTGCCCATCGAGGGAATCCCATCGATTGCACACCAAGTGTACGAAAACACTGTGAAATTCTTCCAGTCGAGTCAAAAGGACACTTTGGAGTATCTCGCCATGTCCTACAAGTTCGGATCCTTTTCAAAACTCGAGGAATTCATGAAGTTTCGTGATCGTTTATCGAATAGTTTTCACTCTGCACTGAATTTGGTCGAACTGCAACTGCTCGAGATAATTTCGTGTGCGGGAAATGCCAAACAAAATATCACGGCACTCAAAAATTTGTCCATCAAGCATGACGTCGACAAGATTGCGTGGGATAAATTGAGTGACAATCGCGATTTGGATGTCATGATTCGATGGGATCCCGCATTTCCGTACATCGATGAGACGGGAAAAGTCGTTGAACCTGACGGCATGAAGAACAAAGTCAAACAAACGGAATCCGAGAGTTTTGTGCAAGACATGGAGTTACTTCAAATCCGATCGGCAACGGTAAGGGCGATTGCGGCGATGGTAGAGCTCATTACGGGCGTGGCACCGAATGATGCGGCAGCGCACGATTTGCCGCCCGAAAAGGTGCAATACAACAGTCGAATCTTGGGCATCCTCAAAACGCATTGGGAAGAGATTTTCGTGCGTTTgagcaaattaaattatcaaccGACGTCGCAGAAATATCTAGTCAATTTGTTGCCGTCTCGCTTGCATCTGTTGCTCAAGTTGCCCTACAAGGAGTTCATGAGCACTTTGTGTGATTTTGTGCTTCAGCTGTGGAATGGCGCGAAAAGTGCGGAACAAACAGGCGCCTCGCTTAAGACTTTACTCAAGAAAATCGgagaaattttgtgtaaaaatattagCGATCATAATGCTGAGCAAGATCTCTTCTGGAATCGACGTACTGTGCAGGCGAATGTCGTTGGATGTGTCGaa atattATCGATTGCAACCTTCATCATCTCAATCTACTACGAGAAATTCTTGGGCGGTAGTCAACAAGTGCAAGCCAAAAAAGGCAAACGAAAAGACGGAAAAGGCCAAAATGGAGTCGTTGTCGATGACTTATCCGATGCCGAAAAGGCAAACATTTTATCGCAAGTACTAAAAGAGCTTAAAACGATCTTAAATGACTGTGACAAAGCCTTAG aaacttgGAAACAACCATCGATGACAACATCGCTCGTAACAACTCTCGCCGCAATGTCACTCGATCCGCAAGTCGATACAATTGTTAATAATACATTTAAGGAGAATCACACGACTGTCGTCAAGGATTTACGACAAATTTTGAAGGATAAGATCAAAATGGCGAACAAGTAA
- the LOC134836965 gene encoding glycerophosphodiester phosphodiesterase 1: MLTYVLNSVKMIFQLILYSFSLFSFFVNFFFLCCNFLIPWLAIGIVLMIIATKFVKLRDPDREIIDELLACNAKQEENQDVPSCLEFAIANKGGVFDVPENSIAALKQCLEKNCRNVLLDLSLTKCNKLVILNKQTLEKAGIQEPIQQLTLDSLKEFNPVENHALAQQFQSEKILTLDELLEINVKMHLKLYLLTTNCSNKMLEALKEAIRKHEKFVKQVVLVTTSPFIVYQLRKQFPNLICGLWMDKTTLAKNSYLFKTSAILMAIYMAIFRNIISPVIGIKVVIIHKDEFNAHISALWRSVGIRPIVYTVNSPNEKRYFQQVVKTQYLTDSLRSEPQVIFKAKIR; this comes from the exons atgctgACTTACGTACTGAACTCTGTGaagatgatttttcaattaattttgtactcgtttagtttattttcgtttttcgtCAACTTTTTCTTCCTGTGTTGTAACTTTTTGATACCATGGCTCGCGATTGGCATTGTTTTGATGATAATTGCGACGAAATTCGTCAAGTTGCGGGATCCGGATCGCGAAATAATCGACGAATTGCTCGCTTGTAACGCGAAACAGGAAGAAAATCAAGATGTGCCATCATGTTTGGAGTTTGCCATCGCCAATAA ggGTGGTGTCTTCGATGTGCCAGAAAATTCAATTGCTGCCTTAAAACaa tGCTTAGAGAAGAATTGTCGTAATGTCTTATTAGATCTGAGCTTGACAAAGTGCAATAAATTAGTCATACTGAACAAACAAACGTTGGAAAAGGCAGGAATTCAGGAACCAATTCAACAATTGACCTTAGATAGCTTAAAGGAATTCAATCCCGTGGAAAATCACGCATTAGC GCAACAATTTCAAAGCGAAAAAATCCTCACGTTAGACGAGTTGTTGGAAATTAACGTAAAAATGCACCTAAAATTGTATCTTTTGACCACAAATTGCTCCAATAAGATGTTAGAAGCCCTGAAAGAAGCAATTaggaaacatgaaaaattcgtAAAGCAAGTTGTGCTGGTAACAACTTCACCTTTTATCGTGTATCAACTGAGAAAACAATTTCCGAACTTGATTTGTGGCTTGTGGATGGACAAAACGACGCTCGCAAAGAACTCTTATCTGTTCAAAACTTCGGCGATTCTCATGGCAATTTATATGGCAATATTTCgtaacat catctCACCTGTCATTGGAATAAAAGTTGTCATCATCCACAAAGATGAGTTCAAtgc tcacATTTCCGCCCTTTGGCGCAGCGTTGGAATCCGCCCAATTGTCTACACAGTCAACTCTCCGAACGAAAAGCGATATTTCCAGCAAGTAGTCAAAACGCAATACCTAACCGACTCTCTTCGTTCAGAGCCGCAAGtgattttcaaagcaaaaattcgctaa
- the LOC134838243 gene encoding probable U3 small nucleolar RNA-associated protein 11, translated as MSTWKKAAKSNQKVHRERHQPAGREHLGILEKKKDYKRRADDQHEKDETLKLLRKRALNKNPDEFYHHMVNSKTINDEHHEIEKDDEHTPAQVKLMQTQDIKYIIMKRTVEKNKIQRLQSHLHMIDMANEVQNKHIFFVDDEEEAKKFDLAKKLDTHPSLLGRKTNRIRIGDLQKMKLDELSPEQMKKLNEEKEKLYRELEKRIDREKELAVIQQKMELKRKLQEKRQVKPRRVKPATKNSAPVYLFKYERKK; from the exons atGTCAACGTGGAAAAAAGCCGCAAAATCCAATCAAAAAGTTCATCGGGAGCGTCATCAACCAGCTGGGCGTGAACATTTAGGGATTCTCGAGAAGAAAAAGGACTATAAACGACGTGCCGATGATCAACACGAGAAAGATGA aactctCAAGCTCTTGCGGAAACGCGCATTGAACAAAAATCCCGACGAATTCTACCATCACATGGTAAACTCGAAAACAATCAACGACGAACATCATGAAATCGAGAAGGATGACGAACACACACCCGCTCAAGTGAAACTTATGCAAACGCAGGACATTAAATACATCATAATGAAGCGAACCgtcgaaaaaaacaaaatccaaAGACTCCAATCGCACTTGCACATGATCGACATGGCCAACGAAGTGCAAAATAAACACATTTTCTTCGTCGACGACGaggaagaagcaaaaaaattcgatttggcGAAAAAATTGGATACGCATCCGAGCTTGTTGGGTCGCAAAACGAACAGAATTCGCATTGGAgacttgcaaaaaatgaaacttgatGAACTGAGTCCCGAACAGATGAAGAAACTGAacgaagaaaaggaaaaattgtacCGGGAATTGGAGAAACGAATCGATCGCGAGAAAGAATTGGCGGTAATTCAACAGAAAATGGAGCTTAAGAGGAAATTACAGGAAAAACGACAAGTAAAACCGAGGAGAGTGAAGCCAGCGACGAAAAATTCAGCTCCTGTTTATCTTTTCAAATACgaacgcaaaaaataa
- the LOC134835771 gene encoding exosome complex component MTR3: MPVDHKRINGPEASLSYKLYSVDYLKALEKEIERTDRGNEEPRKIFLESGILSNARGSAYIEMGNTKVTVAVFDPREIPKNNKHREEGILYCYFKFASFSCAKRKLPQPDSDEKSYALALKRALQPAVCRYTFPNFQVDVFVNVLENDGSALAAAITAAGLALADAGIPMYDVITGACIGIKDDKMFVDPTANEEEICSLVGKTHGTMTVARLSKLEQISEIYQAGCLSLEAIEKALEMLKSVNEEIAPLVQQIIVKKVAKQVKANKLEQEKMDVTEIKDEKD; encoded by the exons atgcccGTCGATCACAAACGAATAAATGGACCCGAGGCGTCACTTTCGTACAAATTATATTCCGTGGATTACCTGAAAGCGCTTGAGAAGGAAATTGAACGTACCGACAGAGGCAATGAGGAGCCCCGAAAGATTT ttctcgAGAGCGGAATTCTCAGTAATGCCCGCGGTTCGGCCTACATCGAAATGGGAAATACCAAAGTTACCGTCGCCGTGTTCGATCCGCGTGAAATtccgaaaaataacaaacatcgTGAGGAAGGAATTCTCTATTGTTACTTCAAATTTGCTTCTTTTTCGTGTGCAAAAAGGAAATTGCCTCAACCGGATTCTGATGAAAAATCTTATGCCCTCGCCTTAAAAAGGGCTTTGCAACCTGCTGTCTGTCGATACACTTTTCCCAACTTCCAAGTCGATGTTTTCGTGAATGTGCTTGAAAATGACGGATCTGCGTTAGCTGCGGCGATAACAGCAGCTGGATTAGCTCTCGCTGACGCCGGAATCCCCATGTATGACGTCATCACAGGAGCTTGTATCGGCATTAAAGATGACAAAATGTTCGTTGATCCAACGGCgaatgaagaagaaatttgCTCGTTGGTTGGAAAAACGCACGGAACGATGACAGTTGCTCGTCTCTCGAAGCTCGAACAGATTTCGGAAATTTATCAAGCGGGTTGCTTGTCTTTGGAAGCGATTGAAAAGGCTTTAGAAATGTTAAAATCCGTAAATGAAGAAATTGCTCCGTTAGTTCAACAAATAATCGTGAAAAAAGTGGCGAAACAGGTAAAAGCGAACAAATTGGAGCAAGAAAAAATGGATGTCACAGaaataaaagatgaaaaagattaa
- the LOC134835780 gene encoding splicing factor 3B subunit 5: MGDRYNIHSQLEHLQSKYIGTGHADTTKYEWLTNQHRDSLASYIGHYDMLSYFAIVENETKARVKFNLMEKLLQPCGPPPMPEKHLET; this comes from the exons atgGGCGATCGCTATAACATTCACTCCCAATTGGAACATTTACAATCAAAATATATCGGAACAG GACATGCTGATACAACAAAATACGAATGGCTTACAAACCAGCATCGTGATTCCTTGGCGAGTTACATCGGGCATTACGACATGTTGAGTTATTTCGCAATTGTGGAGAACGAGACAAAAGCTCGCGTTAAATTCAACTTAATGGAGAAGCTTTTACAACCTTGCGGACCTCCTCCGATGCCAGAAAAGCATTTAGAGAcctaa
- the LOC134828752 gene encoding threonylcarbamoyladenosine tRNA methylthiotransferase, giving the protein MQACNEIIDDIEDLISSQDITPKERYANKKHVTVRAKRHNKNDSKPTPTAKIYESVIPGTQRIYLKTWGCSHNSSDSEYMAGQLASYGYNLTNDKENADLWLLNSCTVKNPSEQTFKNDIQSGLDKGKHVVVAGCVPQGAPKADYLKGISVIGVQQIDRVVEVVEETLKGNSVQLLKNKAKSGKREAGPDLSLPKIRRNPLIEIISVNSGCLNQCTYCKTKHARGDLISYPIHEIVGRAKQAFAEGVCEIWLTSEDTGTYGRDIGTSLPELLWQLIEVIPDGCKLRIGMTNPPYILEHLEEVAKILNHPKCYAFLHVPVQSGSDSVLGEMKREYCREDFEHVVNFLREKVPGVTIATDIICGFPTETEADFEETMTLCEKFKFPSLFINQYFPRPGTPAAKMKLIPADQVKKRTKRLTELFYTYEPYGHKVGETQKVLVTEISHDKKHYVAHNKFYEQVLLPMEDDLLGKEVEVRIKSATKFSMMGEIVEGSERKNCGDKAKNEIVNKDIGNGFVFTSVETNGEATNEKEEMKTAKNPYMSYAMIAVFLAIMYRYVWILLKEIV; this is encoded by the exons atgcaagcTTGCAACGAAATAATTGACGATATCGAGGATTTGATATCGTCTCAGGACATTACTCCGAAGGAACGATATGCAAACAAGAAACACGTGACAGTTCGAGCGAAGAGACACAACAAAAATGACTCTAAACCGACACCTACCGCAAAAATCTACGAAAGCGTGATTCCGGGAACTCAAAGAATTTACCTAAAGACCTGGGGATGTTCGCATAACAGCAGCGACTCGGAATATATGGCTGGCCAGCTCGCTTCTTATGGGTACAATTTAACGAATGATAAGGAAAATGCGGATTTATGGCTGTTGAATTCATGCACCGTGAAGAATCCATCGGAACAGACGTTCAAGAACGACATTCAATCCGGGTTGGATAAGGGAAAGCATGTTGTCGTAGCAGGATGTGTTCCTCAAG gtGCTCCAAAAGCGGATTACTTGAAAGGCATCAGCGTAATTGGCGTTCAGCAAATCGATCGTGTTGTCGAAGTCGTTGAGGAAACGCTAAAAGGCAATTCCGTGCAATTATTAAAGAACAAAGCAAAATCCGGGAAACGTGAAGCTGGTCCAGATTTATCTCTACCGAAAATTCGTCGAAATCCGCTCATCGAAATCATTTCCGTCAATTCTGGATGTCTCAATCAATGCACTTATTGCAAAACGAAACACGCGCGTGGCGATCTCATCAGTTATCCCATTCACGAAATCGTGGGACGAGCAAAACAGGCATTCGCCGAAGGAGTTTGCGAAATTTGGTTAACGTCGGAAGACACGGGAACATATGGGCGTGACATTGGAACATCTCTTCCCGAGTTACTGTGGCAACTAATCGAAGTTATTCCGGATGGATGTAAATTGCGAATTGGTATGACAAATCCGCCTTATATCTTGGAACATCTCGAGGAAGTcgcaaaaatcttaaatcatCCGAAATGTTACGCTTTTCTTCATGTTCCCGTGCAATCGGGCAGCGACAGTGTCTTGGGCGAAATGAAACGCGAATATTGTCGCGAAGATTTCGAGCACGTTGTCAACTTTTTGCGGGAAAAAGTGCCCGGAGTAACAATTGCAACAGACATTATTTGTGGCTTCCCAACAGAAACTGAAGCGGATTTCGAGGAAACGATGactttgtgtgaaaaattcaaatttccgaGTTTGttcattaatcaatatttccCTCGTCCCGGCACTCCAGCAGCGAAAATGAAGTTAATTCCGGCAGATCAAGTGAAAAAACGCACAAAACGCTTAACGGAGCTCTTTTACACTTACGAACCGTACGGACACAAAGTAGGAGAAACGCAAAAAGTGCTCGTGACGGAAATTTCACACGATAAAAAACATTATGTCGctcacaataaattttatgagcaAGTTTTGTTACCCATGGAAGACGATTTGTTGGGAAAAGAAGTTGAAGTACGGATAAAATCTGCCACGAAATTCAGCATGATGGGAGAAATTGTCGAAGGAAGTGAGAGAAAGAATTGCGGAGATAAAGCAAAGaatgaaattgtaaataaagacATTGGAAATGGATTTGTTTTTACCTCAGTTGAGACAAATGGAGAAGCTACAAATGAAAAAGAGGAGATGAAAACAGCGAAAAATCCGTACATGTCGTATGCGATGATTGCAGTCTTTTTGGCGATCATGTATCGTTACGTTtggattttattgaaagaaattgtttag